From the genome of Alosa alosa isolate M-15738 ecotype Scorff River chromosome 18, AALO_Geno_1.1, whole genome shotgun sequence, one region includes:
- the LOC125311958 gene encoding uncharacterized protein LOC125311958: MRNRLEKYQQEAQENLQEAQRNQKRWAWHERADHKRVLFVQYVEEEPRARRAVAGMECAAYLDDVVIFSNTWQQHLEHLHRVLETIQQAGLTLNVQKCEWARAETRPLTSKSAFLSRWMLPDVAWEPSSHKENEVKNSLSYSSVENYCHEKQDHRALTWINTMKNKNARVTRWYLELQPFQFCVRHKRGQQNVVADYLSRLPSIATLGEEGGNVTRSSFGTRHQCTTPHTNT; the protein is encoded by the exons ATGCGGAACCGACTGGAGAAGTACCAGCAAGAAGCCCAGGAGAATCTCCAGGAAGCCCAACGTAACCAGAAGAGGTG GGCCTGGCATGAGCGAGCAGACCACAAGAGGGTGCTGTTTGTCCAGTACGTGGAGGAAGAGCCGAGAGCCAGAAGAGCTGTTGCAGGCATGGAATG TGCTGCCTATTTGGATGATGTTGTCATTTTTAGTAACACCTGGCAGCAACATCTGGAGCACCTGCATCGTGTCCTTGAGACGATCCAGCAGGCGGGCCTGACGCTGAATGTGCAGAAGTGTGAGTGGGCAAGAGCTGAAACAAG GCCCCTGACTTCCAAAAGCGCTTTCTTGTCGAGGTGGATGCTTCCGGATGTGGCCTGGGAGCCGTCCTCGCACAAGGAGAACGAGGTGAAGAACAGCCTGTCCTATTCCTCAGTCGAAAACTACTGCCACGAGAAACAAG ATCACAGAGCACTGACGTGGATAAACACCATGAAGAACAAGAATGCCCGGGTGACAAGATGGTACTTGGAGTTGCAGCCTTTCCAGTTCTGTGTCCGTCACAAGCGAGGCCAGCAGAATGTTGTCGCTGACTACCTGTCCAGGCTGCCCAGTATTGCCACCCTAGGTGAGGAGGGCGGTAATGTCACACGGAGCTCTTTCGGTACCAGGCACcaatgcaccacaccacacacaaacacctga